Proteins found in one Zea mays cultivar B73 chromosome 1, Zm-B73-REFERENCE-NAM-5.0, whole genome shotgun sequence genomic segment:
- the LOC100192908 gene encoding Ubiquitin-conjugating enzyme E2 variant 1A: MGSEGSSGPVVVPRNFRLLEELERGEKGIGDGTVSYGMDDADDIFMRSWTGTIIGPPNTVHEGRIYQLKLFCDTDYPDKPPTVRFQTRINMTCVNQETGLVEPSLFPMLGKWEREHTMEDILTSLKREMSTPQNRRLYQPHEGNEDQRVEQKGVSLRCVIM; encoded by the exons TTCCCAGAAACTTTAGGCTGCTAGAAGAACTAGAACGTGGTGAGAAGGGCATTGGTGATGGAACTGTGAGCTATGGGATGGACGATGCTGATGACATATTTATGCGGTCCTGGACAGGAACTATCATTGGTCCTCCCAAC ACTGTTCACGAGGGACGAATCTATCAGTTAAAGCTGTTTTGTGATACAGATTATCCAGATAAACCACCGACTGTCCGATTCCAGACTCGGATCAATATGACATGTGTGAACCAAGAAACTGGATTG GTTGAACCAAGTCTATTTCCTATGCTTGGAAAGTGGGAAAGGGAACATACGATGGAGGACATTCTGACCAGCTTAAAAAGGGAGATGTCAACTCCACAGAATCGCAGGCTGTACCAACCTCATGAAG GCAATGAAGACCAAAGAGTAGAGCAGAAAGGGGTGTCTCTTAGATGTGTCATCATGTAA
- the LOC542104 gene encoding atypical receptor-like kinase MARK precursor, with amino-acid sequence MRSPPPPPWRAGRLHSPLPMLLLFVAALAARAGADDLASDARALLAFRDAVGRRLTWNASDVAGACSWTGVSCENGRVAVLRLPGATLSGAVPAGTLGNLTALHTLSLRLNGLSGALPADLASAAALRNVFLNGNRLSGGFPQAILALPALVRLSLGGNDLSGPIPAELGSLTHLRVLLLENNRFSGEISDVKLPPLQQFNVSFNQLNGSIPASLRSQPRSAFLGTGLCGGPLGPCPGEVSPSPAPAGQTPSLTPVPSSGGGNGSGSGSGGTIGGNGGESGHKNKKLSGGAIAGIAIGSALGAGLLLFLLVCLCRRSGGTRTRSLEMPPPEAPAAAAAAGGRKPPEMTSGAAVAPLTTIGHPNAPIGQSTSGKKLVFFGSAAAVAPFDLEDLLRASAEVLGKGAFGTTYKAVLESGATVAVKRLKDVTLSEAEFRERISEIGELQHEFIVPLRAYYYSKDEKLLVYDFMPMGSLSAVLHGNVSSGRTPLNWDLRSSIALAAARGVEYIHSTTSTASHGNIKSSNVLLGKSYQARVSENGLTTLVGPSSSSSRTTGYRAPEVIDSRRVSQKADVYSFGVLLLELVTGKAPSQAALNDEGVDLPRWVQSVNRSEWGSLVFDMELMRHQTGEEPMAQLVLLAMDCTAQVPEARPSMAHVVMRIEEIKKSSVTPNIEQVDDQSSRAESEAAPTNPFAT; translated from the exons ATGCGGTCGCCGCCGCCCCCACCGTGGCGCGCCGGGCGCCTCCATTCCCCGCTCCCCATGCTCCTGCTCTTCGTCGCGGCGCTGGCGGCGCGGGCGGGGGCCGACGACCTCGCGAGCGACGCGCGGGCGCTCCTGGCGTTCCGCGACGCCGTGGGGCGGCGCCTGACGTGGAACGCCTCGGACGTCGCGGGGGCGTGCTCGTGGACGGGGGTCTCCTGCGAGAACGGCCGCGTGGCGGTGCTGCGGCTCCCCGGGGCGACGCTCTCGGGGGCAGTCCCCGCGGGGACGCTCGGGAACCTGACGGCGCTCCACACGCTCAGCCTCCGCCTCAACGGGCTCTCCGGCGCGCTCCCGGCCGACCTCGCCTCCGCCGCCGCGCTTCGGAACGTCTTCCTCAACGGGAACAGGCTGTCCGGCGGGTTCCCGCAGGCGATTCTCGCGCTCCCGGCGCTCGTCAGGCTCTCGCTCGGCGGGAACGACCTGTCGGGGCCCATCCCTGCGGAGCTCGGCAGCCTCACGCACCTCAGGGTCCTTCTCCTGGAGAACAATCGCTTTTCCGGCGAGATTTCGGATGTCAAGCTACCGCCGCTGCAGCAGTTCAATGTCTCGTTTAACCAGCTGAACGGATCCATCCCGGCTTCACTTCGGTCGCAGCCGCGCTCCGCGTTCCTGGGGACGGGCTTGTGCGGCGGACCCTTGGGGCCTTGCCCTGGCGAGGTTTCCCCTTCCCCGGCTCCAGCGGGGCAGACACCGTCGCTGACGCCTGTTCCCAGTAGCGGTGGCGGTAACGGTAGCGGTAGTGGTAGCGGCGGGACCATCGGTGGAAATGGGGGAGAAAGTGGCCACAAGAACAAGAAGCTCTCCGGTGGTGCCATTGCCGGAATCGCTATAGGCTCCGCCTTGGGCGCCGGACTtctcctcttcctcctcgtcTGCCTCTGTCGCAGGTCGGGGGGCACCAGGACGCGGTCTCTGGAGATGCCGCCACCTGAagcgcctgctgctgctgctgctgctggcggCAGGAAACCTCCCGAGATGACCAGCGGCGCTGCTGTTGCGCCCTTGACCACAATAGGCCACCCCAACGCTCCTATCGGCCAGTCGACGTCCGGTAAGAAGCTGGTCTTCTTTGGGTCAGCGGCTGCCGTGGCACCTTTCGATCTGGAGGACCTGCTGCGCGCGTCGGCTGAGGTGCTCGGGAAAGGAGCGTTCGGGACGACATACAAGGCAGTGCTCGAGTCTGGGGCAACTGTGGCCGTGAAGCGCCTCAAGGACGTGACTCTATCTGAAGCTGAGTTCCGTGAACGCATTTCCGAGATTGGTGAGCTTCAGCACGAGTTCATTGTGCCACTCCGTGCTTACTACTACAGCAAAGATGAGAAGCTACTTGTTTACGACTTCATGCCCATGGGGAGCCTGTCTGCAGTCCTGCACG GCAACGTAAGTTCTGGCAGGACACCACTTAACTGGGATTTAAGGTCAAGCATTGCTCTAGCTGCAGCCCGtggtgttgagtacatccactcaACGACCTCAACGGCTTCCCATGGTAACATCAAGTCATCCAATGTCCTCCTGGGAAAATCATATCAAGCACGTGTATCAGAGAATGGCCTTACCACTCTTGTTGGTCCATCATCTTCATCGTCTCGCACCACCGGATACCGCGCACCTGAGGTTATTGATTCCCGGAGGGTTTCCCAGAAGGCAGACGTGTACAGCTTTGGTGTTCTGTTGCTTGAGCTGGTCACAGGGAAGGCCCCCAGCCAGGCTGCTCTCAACGACGAGGGTGTCGACCTGCCCAGATGGGTGCAGTCAGTTAACCGCTCGGAGTGGGGTTCACTAGTGTTTGATATGGAGCTCATGAGACATCAGACTGGTGAGGAGCCCATGGCTCAGCTCGTGCTGCTTGCTATGGACTGCACAGCACAAGTCCCAGAAGCCCGGCCGTCAATGGCGCATGTTGTCATGCGGATAGAGGAGATCAAGAAGTCAAGCGTGACCCCGAACATTGAACAAGTTGATGATCAATCTTCAAGGGCTGAATCGGAGGCGGCGCCGACCAATCCGTTTGCTACTTGA